One Rhizobiales bacterium GAS188 DNA window includes the following coding sequences:
- a CDS encoding hydrogenase-4 component F, whose protein sequence is MTAFSFNAVTAILVIPIAAACLLALISDYRLSARLNVLASLATLLAALFLFVERPTPGQYLFVDDLNIVFVVLSTFVGFTTSVFSATYIAHELETERLTPVYLRFYHAIYQVMMFGMNLALVSNNLGLMWVAIELATLSTVVMVGIYRTPEALEAAWKYFILGSVGIALALFGTILVYMAARPVIGEGLDAMVWTTVIAHVGSFDPALLNVAFVFLLLGYGTKIGLAPLHAWLPDAHAEGPTPISAVLSGLLLNVALYAVLRFKMLLAASPGAIPPGPLLVTMGLTSLIFAGFMLYRRRDIKRLFAYSSIEHMGIIAFAFGMGGPLANFAGLLHMTMHSLTKSAIFFSVGHIAQVKGTQKIADIRGLTESHPVLGWGLVLGVVAIAGMPPLGIFMSEFLVVSSTFARAPLLAIPLVIGLLVAFGALMLKLGGLAFGEPQGSLKPVQASYVPMFAHLALVFTAGIYLPGPLVAWFQHVASLLG, encoded by the coding sequence ATGACCGCCTTCTCCTTCAACGCGGTCACGGCCATCCTGGTGATACCGATCGCGGCCGCCTGCCTCCTGGCGCTCATTTCCGATTACCGGCTCTCGGCGCGCCTCAACGTCCTGGCGAGTCTGGCGACGCTGCTTGCCGCCCTGTTCCTGTTCGTCGAACGGCCTACACCCGGCCAGTACCTGTTCGTCGACGATCTCAACATCGTCTTCGTCGTGCTCTCGACCTTCGTCGGTTTCACCACCAGCGTCTTCAGCGCCACCTATATCGCTCATGAGCTCGAAACCGAGAGGCTGACGCCGGTCTATCTGCGTTTCTACCACGCGATCTACCAGGTGATGATGTTCGGCATGAACCTCGCGCTCGTGTCGAACAATCTCGGATTGATGTGGGTGGCGATCGAGCTTGCGACGCTCTCGACCGTCGTCATGGTCGGCATCTACCGCACCCCGGAGGCATTGGAGGCTGCCTGGAAATATTTCATCCTCGGCAGCGTCGGCATCGCGCTCGCCCTGTTCGGCACCATCCTGGTCTATATGGCGGCGCGCCCGGTGATCGGCGAAGGCCTCGACGCCATGGTCTGGACCACGGTGATCGCGCATGTCGGAAGCTTCGACCCGGCGCTCCTCAACGTTGCCTTCGTGTTCCTGCTCTTGGGTTACGGCACCAAGATCGGCCTCGCGCCGCTGCATGCCTGGCTTCCCGACGCCCATGCCGAGGGCCCAACCCCGATCTCGGCGGTGCTCTCCGGCCTCCTCCTCAACGTCGCGCTCTATGCGGTGCTGCGCTTCAAGATGCTGCTCGCCGCAAGCCCGGGCGCCATTCCGCCAGGCCCCCTGCTGGTGACGATGGGGCTGACCTCGCTGATCTTCGCCGGCTTCATGCTCTACCGCCGGCGCGACATCAAGCGCCTGTTCGCCTACTCGTCGATCGAGCATATGGGGATCATCGCCTTCGCTTTCGGCATGGGCGGCCCGCTCGCCAATTTCGCGGGGCTCTTGCACATGACGATGCACAGCCTGACGAAATCGGCGATCTTCTTCTCGGTCGGCCATATCGCCCAGGTGAAGGGCACGCAGAAGATCGCCGACATACGCGGCCTCACCGAATCCCATCCGGTGCTCGGCTGGGGCCTGGTGCTCGGCGTGGTCGCCATCGCCGGCATGCCGCCGCTCGGCATCTTCATGAGCGAGTTCCTGGTCGTCAGCTCGACCTTCGCTCGCGCGCCCCTGCTCGCCATCCCGCTGGTCATCGGCCTCCTGGTGGCGTTCGGCGCCCTCATGCTCAAGCTCGGCGGGCTCGCCTTCGGAGAGCCGCAGGGCAGCCTCAAGCCGGTCCAGGCCTCCTATGTGCCGATGTTCGCGCATCTCGCTCTGGTGTTCACGGCCGGCATCTATCTGCCGGGACCGCTGGTCGCCTGGTTCCAGCATGTGGCGAGCCTGCTCGGCTAG
- a CDS encoding Formate hydrogenlyase subunit 4, which translates to MVVIADIAAQGVQMALVLLLPPLLVGFVRKLKARLLSRQGPSLVQPYRDLLRLLRKDVVLAPNASWLFRVAPYLIFSAIWAAADLIPTFATGLPFSWSADIIAIIALIASARFFLTLAGLDIGTSFGGIGSSRDVMIATLAEPAMIMIVFTIALVAGSTQLSTLAGFMLSPQVGLRVSLGLALIALIMVAIAENARIPVDNPATHLELTMVHEAMVLEYSGRHLAMIELAAALKLQLYLALIICVFVPWGLARPGDGITAYAVGMVAFILKLGVGGVLLALFETTIAKMRVFRVPEFLGAALMLGLLGTLLLFVSRSL; encoded by the coding sequence ATGGTCGTGATCGCCGACATCGCGGCGCAAGGCGTCCAGATGGCGCTCGTGCTGCTTCTGCCGCCGCTGCTCGTCGGCTTCGTGCGCAAGCTGAAGGCACGGCTGCTGAGCCGGCAGGGGCCGTCGCTCGTCCAGCCTTATCGCGACCTGCTGCGTCTGTTGCGCAAGGATGTCGTGCTGGCGCCGAACGCATCCTGGCTGTTCCGCGTCGCGCCCTACCTAATATTTTCCGCCATCTGGGCCGCTGCCGACCTCATCCCGACCTTTGCGACAGGGCTGCCCTTCAGCTGGTCCGCCGACATCATCGCCATCATCGCGCTCATCGCCTCGGCGCGCTTCTTCCTGACGCTTGCCGGCCTCGACATCGGCACCAGCTTCGGCGGCATCGGTTCGAGCCGCGACGTCATGATCGCCACGCTGGCCGAGCCCGCCATGATCATGATCGTCTTCACCATCGCGCTCGTCGCGGGCTCGACCCAGCTCTCGACCCTTGCGGGCTTCATGCTGTCGCCGCAGGTCGGCTTGCGGGTCTCGCTGGGGCTGGCGCTGATCGCGCTGATCATGGTCGCCATCGCCGAGAATGCCCGCATCCCGGTCGACAATCCGGCGACCCATCTCGAGCTCACCATGGTGCATGAGGCGATGGTGCTCGAATATTCGGGACGCCATCTCGCCATGATCGAGCTCGCGGCGGCGCTCAAGCTGCAGCTCTACCTGGCGCTGATCATCTGCGTCTTCGTTCCATGGGGGCTGGCGCGACCGGGCGACGGGATCACCGCCTATGCGGTGGGCATGGTCGCCTTCATTCTCAAGCTCGGCGTCGGCGGCGTGCTGCTGGCCCTGTTCGAAACGACGATCGCCAAGATGCGCGTCTTCCGCGTCCCCGAATTTCTCGGCGCCGCCCTGATGCTCGGCCTTCTCGGAACGCTGCTGCTCTTCGTGTCGAGGAGCCTCTGA
- a CDS encoding Ni,Fe-hydrogenase III large subunit: MPALQDLPTLHEMSRQGRMVAEHRPWPRSIVGADLWHGATNRLAEGSLTLLGLWGERDAVHMALLDDATSETAILSFPCPDGRFPSVGGKHPPAARLERAIYDLFGLEPVGATDRRPWLDHGRWGVRHPLAGALACPPAGAKYDFLAVEGEGTHQIAVGPIHAGIIEPGHFRFTVNGEAVVRLEERLGYVHKGTEGLMAGADLERAVKLAGRTSGDSTVAYALAFSRAAESALGIEAPVRAHWLRALMAEMERLANHFGDIGAICNDASFALMQAQCAILRERVLRAAQACFGHRLMRDCILPGGMAVDLREDGPALLRGLVAEARRIFPALVELYDNTASLQDRMVATGVLRPELVRQFGCGGYVGRASGRSFDARRSLPYPPYDELSFEVRIASEGDVNARVWIRIWEVEQSLSLIEQILDRMPSGSICADRGARVDGVRPGGTAEGVAIVEGFRGDILVWLRLDGEGKVARCHLRDPSWFQWPVLEAAIEGNIVADFPLCNKSFNCSYSGHDL; this comes from the coding sequence ATGCCTGCGCTCCAAGATTTGCCGACGCTTCACGAGATGAGCCGCCAAGGCCGGATGGTCGCCGAGCATCGCCCCTGGCCGCGCAGCATCGTAGGTGCCGATCTGTGGCACGGCGCGACAAACCGGCTCGCCGAAGGGAGCTTGACGCTGCTCGGCCTGTGGGGCGAACGGGACGCCGTCCATATGGCGCTCCTCGACGACGCCACGAGCGAGACGGCGATCCTCAGCTTCCCCTGCCCCGATGGGCGCTTCCCCTCGGTCGGAGGCAAGCATCCGCCGGCGGCGCGGCTCGAACGCGCCATCTACGACCTATTCGGGCTCGAGCCCGTCGGTGCAACCGATCGACGGCCATGGCTGGATCACGGTCGCTGGGGCGTCCGGCATCCGCTGGCCGGCGCGCTCGCCTGCCCGCCTGCTGGCGCCAAATACGATTTCCTTGCTGTCGAAGGCGAAGGAACGCATCAGATCGCCGTCGGGCCGATCCATGCCGGCATCATCGAGCCGGGGCATTTCCGTTTCACCGTCAATGGCGAGGCGGTGGTGCGCCTCGAAGAGCGCCTCGGCTATGTCCACAAGGGCACCGAGGGTCTGATGGCCGGCGCCGATCTCGAACGCGCCGTCAAGCTCGCGGGGCGGACCTCCGGCGACAGCACGGTCGCCTACGCGCTCGCCTTTTCGCGGGCAGCGGAATCAGCACTCGGCATCGAGGCTCCTGTGCGAGCCCATTGGCTGCGCGCCCTCATGGCGGAGATGGAGCGGCTCGCCAATCATTTCGGCGATATCGGTGCCATCTGCAACGACGCCTCCTTCGCGCTCATGCAGGCCCAATGCGCCATTCTGCGCGAGCGCGTGCTGCGCGCCGCACAAGCCTGTTTCGGGCACCGCCTGATGCGCGATTGCATCCTGCCGGGCGGCATGGCGGTCGATCTCCGCGAAGACGGCCCCGCCCTGCTGCGGGGCCTCGTCGCGGAAGCAAGACGCATTTTCCCGGCGCTGGTCGAGCTCTACGACAACACCGCTTCGCTGCAGGACCGCATGGTGGCGACCGGCGTGCTGCGGCCGGAGCTGGTGCGGCAATTCGGCTGCGGCGGCTATGTCGGCAGAGCCTCGGGCAGAAGCTTCGATGCCAGGCGCAGCTTACCGTATCCTCCGTATGACGAGCTGTCCTTCGAGGTGCGGATTGCGAGCGAAGGCGACGTCAATGCGCGCGTCTGGATCCGCATCTGGGAAGTCGAGCAAAGCCTGTCGCTGATCGAGCAGATCCTCGACCGGATGCCGAGCGGATCGATCTGCGCCGACAGAGGCGCGAGAGTTGATGGCGTGAGACCTGGCGGCACAGCTGAGGGCGTCGCCATCGTCGAGGGCTTCCGGGGCGACATCCTGGTTTGGCTGCGGCTCGACGGCGAGGGAAAGGTGGCGCGCTGCCATCTGCGCGACCCCTCCTGGTTCCAATGGCCGGTGCTCGAAGCGGCGATCGAAGGCAATATCGTTGCCGATTTCCCGCTCTGCAACAAATCCTTCAACTGCTCCTATTCGGGCCACGATCTCTAA
- a CDS encoding Transposase, translating into MAWTETTRAHYRRDALRYASDLTDAEWTLIEPFLPTASKVGRPRKTDLRSVVEAILYMASTGCQWRAIPKDFPPYSTVQGYFYAWSHKGLLAHINHMLVMALREMVGREASPTAGVIDSQSVKTAECGGPRGFDAGKKLKGRKRHIVTDTEGHLVGVQVHPADIQDRDGTPDLLASIRSLYPWLRHVFADGGYAGDKLRDAMTTLGQWTFEIIKRSDTAKGFELLPRRWVVERTFAWLGRCRRLAKDFEASIESAVAWILIAHIRRLTRRLGRA; encoded by the coding sequence ATGGCTTGGACTGAAACCACCCGCGCGCACTATCGGCGCGATGCGTTGCGCTACGCAAGCGATCTTACCGACGCGGAATGGACGTTGATCGAGCCGTTTCTGCCGACGGCTTCGAAGGTTGGGCGGCCGAGAAAGACGGACTTGCGCTCGGTGGTGGAGGCGATCCTTTATATGGCGTCGACCGGCTGCCAATGGCGCGCGATCCCCAAGGATTTTCCGCCCTACTCGACAGTGCAAGGCTACTTCTACGCTTGGTCGCACAAGGGTTTGTTGGCGCACATCAACCACATGCTGGTCATGGCCCTGCGCGAGATGGTCGGGCGAGAGGCCAGCCCCACGGCGGGCGTCATCGATAGCCAGTCGGTGAAGACCGCCGAATGCGGCGGCCCCAGAGGCTTCGATGCGGGCAAGAAGCTCAAAGGCCGCAAACGCCATATCGTCACCGACACCGAGGGCCATCTGGTCGGCGTGCAGGTTCACCCCGCCGATATCCAAGACCGCGACGGCACACCGGACCTGCTGGCGTCGATCCGCTCGCTCTATCCGTGGCTGCGCCATGTCTTCGCCGACGGCGGCTATGCCGGAGACAAGCTGCGCGACGCCATGACCACGCTCGGCCAATGGACTTTCGAGATCATCAAACGCTCCGACACCGCCAAGGGGTTCGAACTCCTGCCGCGTCGATGGGTAGTCGAACGAACCTTCGCTTGGCTCGGCCGATGCCGGCGGCTCGCGAAGGACTTCGAAGCCAGCATCGAGAGCGCCGTCGCTTGGATCCTCATCGCCCACATCCGCCGCCTTACAAGAAGGCTGGGGAGAGCGTGA
- a CDS encoding 3',5'-cyclic AMP phosphodiesterase CpdA (manually curated) encodes MRCFAAPPEPRGLPIANPNLFAISDLHVNCPANHGVVEKLRPETQGDWLLVAGDVADHVEDVAATLRLLRDRFAKVIWTPGNHELWTLPNDAAQLRGDRRYRYLVEICRGLGILTPEDAYPVWQSEDETLVVAPLFLLYDYSLRPEGLSKQEALAQARAANVVCADELLLASDPWSSREIWCEQRLAYTRRRLDEIPGALRTVLVSHWPLHPEPTRRLRFPEFALWCGTRTTLDWHRRYRAAACVYGHLHIPKTETYDGARFEEVSLGYPAEWQARGLPSAGPLRRIMPEAVALRTATARR; translated from the coding sequence TTGCGCTGCTTTGCTGCGCCGCCAGAGCCTCGAGGACTCCCAATCGCCAATCCAAACCTCTTCGCGATCAGCGACCTGCACGTCAATTGCCCCGCCAATCACGGGGTGGTCGAAAAACTGCGCCCGGAGACGCAAGGTGATTGGCTCCTGGTGGCTGGCGACGTCGCCGATCATGTCGAGGACGTCGCGGCGACGTTGCGGCTGCTGCGCGACCGCTTCGCCAAGGTGATCTGGACGCCCGGTAATCACGAGCTGTGGACCCTTCCCAACGATGCCGCGCAATTGAGGGGCGATCGGCGTTACCGATACCTGGTGGAGATTTGCCGCGGCCTCGGCATCCTCACGCCGGAGGATGCCTACCCTGTCTGGCAAAGCGAGGATGAAACTCTGGTCGTGGCGCCGCTCTTCCTCCTCTACGATTACAGCCTGCGGCCGGAAGGCCTGTCGAAACAGGAGGCGCTGGCGCAGGCGCGCGCCGCAAATGTGGTGTGCGCCGACGAGCTGTTGCTCGCCTCAGACCCCTGGTCCAGCCGTGAGATATGGTGCGAGCAGCGGCTCGCCTATACGCGGCGGCGGCTCGACGAGATTCCAGGCGCGCTGCGAACCGTGCTCGTCTCGCATTGGCCGCTGCATCCGGAGCCTACAAGGCGGTTGCGCTTTCCGGAATTCGCGCTGTGGTGCGGGACGCGGACGACCCTCGACTGGCACCGGCGCTACCGGGCCGCTGCCTGCGTCTACGGGCATCTGCATATCCCGAAGACCGAGACCTATGATGGCGCAAGATTCGAGGAGGTGTCGCTCGGCTATCCCGCCGAGTGGCAGGCCCGCGGCTTGCCCTCTGCCGGCCCGTTGCGTCGCATCATGCCGGAAGCCGTGGCCTTGCGAACGGCCACCGCTCGTCGATGA
- a CDS encoding transcriptional regulator, TetR family (manually curated): MRSTCGREPLCSARTLTRPNAVRMPRSTAELIMDAAEHLLISETSIDDVSVRRITKDAGVNVAAINYHFGSREKLLVAVVKRVYDRLNAERQRLLQAAIDARAPEPPELAAVLKALIGPSVRWSFDPGSGYPVFNNFAALGQRSRDPEIRTALADHVVHLRVFIPVLRRIAPWLSEGEIGWRIHCALGVRHNALRYRNRAEALIDASFDLNDPDELLRRMIEVIAPMFERR; the protein is encoded by the coding sequence GTGCGATCGACATGCGGTCGCGAGCCGCTATGTTCCGCCCGAACTCTCACGCGACCGAACGCTGTCAGGATGCCACGCTCAACCGCCGAACTGATCATGGATGCCGCCGAGCATCTCCTCATATCGGAGACGAGCATCGACGATGTCTCGGTGCGCCGGATCACCAAGGATGCCGGCGTCAATGTCGCGGCGATCAACTACCATTTCGGCTCGCGCGAGAAGCTGCTCGTCGCGGTGGTGAAGCGCGTCTATGACCGGCTCAACGCCGAAAGGCAGAGGCTGCTGCAGGCGGCGATCGACGCGCGCGCGCCCGAGCCGCCCGAGCTCGCGGCTGTCCTCAAGGCGCTGATCGGCCCCTCCGTCAGATGGAGCTTCGATCCGGGTTCGGGCTATCCGGTCTTCAATAATTTCGCCGCCTTGGGGCAAAGATCGCGCGATCCCGAGATCAGGACCGCGCTCGCCGATCACGTCGTGCATCTGCGCGTCTTCATTCCGGTGCTGCGCCGCATCGCGCCCTGGCTCTCGGAGGGCGAGATCGGCTGGCGCATCCATTGCGCGCTCGGCGTGCGCCACAACGCGCTTCGCTACCGCAACCGGGCCGAGGCCTTGATCGATGCGAGCTTCGACCTCAACGACCCCGACGAGCTGCTGCGGCGCATGATCGAGGTGATCGCCCCGATGTTCGAGCGACGCTGA
- a CDS encoding 4'-phosphopantetheinyl transferase EntD (siderophore biosynthesis), whose protein sequence is MIEELLPSEVACVATRDDDASAPLFPEEAAELGKAVDSRVREFTTGRSLARQALARLGLPASPILRGPKREPIWPQGVVGSITHCKGYRAAAVARQAQMLTLGIDAEIDDRLPEGVLRQVAVDEERAWLAKAPGGIHWDRLLFSAKESLYKAWFPLTGKWLGFEDAVVSFHPADATFHARLLVPPIEMPGRVLTGFDGRFLVRDGLALTAIAVVRGPWGEG, encoded by the coding sequence ATGATCGAGGAGCTGTTGCCCAGCGAGGTGGCCTGCGTCGCCACGCGGGACGACGACGCCTCCGCGCCCCTCTTTCCCGAAGAGGCAGCCGAGCTCGGCAAGGCCGTCGACAGCCGGGTGCGGGAATTCACGACGGGCCGCTCCTTGGCCCGCCAGGCGCTGGCCAGGCTCGGCCTGCCGGCGTCTCCCATCTTGCGCGGCCCGAAGCGCGAGCCGATCTGGCCGCAAGGCGTCGTCGGCAGCATCACCCATTGCAAGGGCTACCGCGCCGCCGCCGTCGCCAGGCAGGCGCAGATGCTGACGCTCGGCATCGATGCGGAGATCGACGACCGGCTGCCCGAAGGCGTGCTGCGGCAAGTGGCGGTCGACGAGGAACGCGCCTGGCTGGCGAAGGCGCCCGGCGGCATCCATTGGGACAGGCTGTTGTTCAGCGCCAAGGAGAGCCTCTACAAGGCGTGGTTCCCGCTTACCGGCAAGTGGCTGGGCTTCGAGGATGCCGTCGTGAGCTTCCACCCGGCCGACGCCACATTCCACGCCCGGCTTCTGGTTCCGCCGATCGAAATGCCGGGCCGAGTCCTGACCGGCTTCGACGGACGCTTCCTGGTTCGGGACGGATTGGCGCTCACCGCCATCGCGGTCGTCCGAGGTCCGTGGGGGGAGGGATGA
- a CDS encoding Helix-turn-helix domain-containing protein, protein MLNTITNALDMAIHGQAMISAAQLRAARALIGIDQRELAQLSGLSVPTIQRMESSEDVIRGNVDSLMKLIGALDAAGIELIGEGAVSQTGGRGVRLKAQGASGKA, encoded by the coding sequence ATGCTAAATACCATAACCAACGCTTTGGATATGGCAATCCATGGGCAGGCCATGATCTCCGCCGCGCAGTTGCGAGCCGCTCGCGCCCTCATCGGCATCGATCAGCGTGAGCTCGCCCAATTATCGGGCCTGTCGGTGCCGACCATTCAGCGCATGGAATCAAGCGAAGATGTCATCCGTGGAAATGTCGATTCGCTGATGAAGCTGATCGGCGCGCTCGACGCTGCCGGAATCGAGCTGATCGGCGAAGGCGCCGTCAGCCAGACCGGCGGGCGCGGCGTGCGATTGAAGGCGCAAGGAGCAAGCGGCAAGGCCTGA
- a CDS encoding hydrogenase-4 component E, whose product MHSFAFDLAHLLAGGLVLVSFMMLYQSRLYALLNVFALHAVLLALSVAWQAYVQDAPHLYVTAAIALLFKALVIPIALHRMVRRLGIHRQIETVVGIGPTMLAGIGLVALSMVVMLRVTPGADALAREDLAFALSVLLLGLLVMVTRRNAVGQVVGFMSLENGLVLAATGAKGMPLVVEISVAFSILIAFIVIGIFLFRIRERFDTVDVAALDQFRGERQ is encoded by the coding sequence ATGCACTCATTCGCCTTCGACCTTGCGCATCTCCTGGCCGGCGGCCTGGTGCTGGTGAGCTTCATGATGCTCTATCAGAGCCGGCTTTATGCGCTGCTCAACGTGTTTGCGCTGCACGCCGTCCTGCTCGCCCTCTCGGTCGCCTGGCAGGCCTATGTCCAGGATGCGCCGCATCTCTACGTCACGGCCGCCATCGCGCTCCTGTTCAAGGCGCTCGTCATCCCGATCGCCTTGCATCGCATGGTGCGCCGCCTCGGCATCCATCGCCAGATCGAGACCGTGGTCGGCATCGGTCCGACAATGCTCGCCGGCATCGGCCTCGTGGCGCTGTCGATGGTGGTGATGCTGCGCGTGACGCCGGGGGCGGACGCGCTGGCGCGCGAGGACCTCGCCTTCGCGCTCTCGGTGCTGCTGCTCGGCCTCCTGGTGATGGTGACGCGCCGCAACGCCGTCGGTCAGGTGGTCGGGTTCATGTCGCTCGAAAACGGGCTGGTGCTCGCGGCGACCGGCGCCAAGGGCATGCCGCTCGTGGTTGAGATCAGCGTCGCCTTCTCGATCCTCATCGCCTTCATCGTGATCGGCATCTTCCTGTTCCGGATCCGCGAGCGCTTCGACACGGTCGATGTCGCGGCGCTCGACCAGTTCCGCGGAGAGCGGCAATGA
- a CDS encoding Formate hydrogenlyase subunit 3/Multisubunit Na+/H+ antiporter, MnhD subunit yields MPAVIGLGGVAALLAVAFLAVIVARSGSRAVYSACLIVSVAALGVALSRIAQEPAAVTLPIGLPWLGAHFRIDALSAFFLAVVNLGGAAASLYAIGYGQHEPEPGRVLPFFPVFLAGMNLVVMADDAFSFLLSWEFMSLSSWALVMAHHRDPENRRAGFIYLVMASFGTLCLLLAFGLLAGPEGNYAFAAMREAGPSPSVAGLILVLVLIGSGSKAGLVPLHAWLPLAHPAAPSHVSALMSGVMTKVAIYGFLRLVFDLLGQPSWWWSVLVLALGGMTAVLGVLHALMETDLKRVLAYSTVENIGIVFIGLGLALAFRANGMGFAAALALTAALFHALNHMLFKSLLFFGAGSVLAATGFRDIEKLGGLIHRMPATSFAFLVGSAAIAALPPLNGFVSEWLTLQAVLLSPQIPQWGLKLMIPAVGALLALAAALAFACFVRAFGITFLGRARTAAAAEAAEVDGFSLAAMSILAFLCFLCGILPGLVIDGVAPAVKLLVGANMPRQLGVPWLSIVPVAESRSSYNGLLLFLFIAASASVAVFGIHRLASRAIRRSAAWDCGFPDPSPLIQYSASSFAQPIRRVFGTLLFRASEHIDMPPPGDMRPARLQVAVHDLAWEWLYAPIADSIGSIADRLNFLQFLTIRRYLSLVFLALIVLLLVVALWS; encoded by the coding sequence ATGCCGGCTGTCATCGGATTGGGGGGCGTGGCCGCTTTGTTGGCCGTTGCGTTTCTGGCCGTGATCGTCGCGCGGTCGGGTTCTCGCGCCGTCTACAGCGCCTGCCTCATCGTCTCGGTCGCGGCTCTCGGCGTGGCGCTTTCCCGGATTGCACAAGAGCCAGCGGCCGTGACCTTGCCGATCGGGCTGCCTTGGCTCGGCGCCCATTTCCGCATCGACGCGCTGTCGGCCTTCTTCCTCGCCGTCGTCAATCTCGGCGGTGCGGCCGCCAGCCTCTATGCGATCGGCTACGGGCAGCACGAGCCGGAGCCTGGCCGCGTCCTGCCGTTCTTCCCGGTGTTCCTGGCCGGCATGAACCTCGTGGTCATGGCAGATGATGCCTTCAGCTTTCTCCTCAGCTGGGAGTTCATGTCGCTGTCCTCCTGGGCCCTGGTCATGGCACATCATCGCGACCCGGAGAACAGGCGCGCCGGCTTCATCTACCTGGTGATGGCGAGCTTCGGCACGCTGTGTCTCCTGCTCGCTTTCGGCCTGCTCGCCGGGCCGGAGGGCAATTACGCCTTTGCGGCCATGCGCGAAGCCGGCCCGTCGCCTTCTGTCGCTGGCCTTATCCTCGTTCTCGTTCTCATCGGCAGCGGCTCGAAAGCCGGCCTCGTGCCGCTGCATGCCTGGTTGCCGCTCGCCCATCCGGCCGCGCCGAGCCATGTCTCGGCCCTGATGAGCGGCGTCATGACCAAGGTCGCGATTTACGGCTTTCTGCGCCTGGTGTTCGACCTGCTCGGTCAGCCTTCCTGGTGGTGGAGCGTGCTGGTGCTGGCGCTCGGCGGGATGACCGCGGTGCTCGGCGTCCTGCATGCGCTCATGGAGACGGATCTCAAGCGGGTGCTCGCCTACTCGACCGTCGAGAATATCGGCATCGTCTTCATCGGGCTTGGTCTCGCACTCGCCTTTCGGGCGAACGGCATGGGATTTGCGGCGGCGCTGGCGCTGACCGCGGCGCTGTTTCACGCGCTCAACCATATGCTCTTCAAGAGCCTCTTATTCTTCGGCGCCGGCTCGGTGCTCGCAGCGACGGGCTTTCGCGACATCGAAAAGCTCGGCGGCCTCATCCACCGGATGCCGGCCACGAGCTTCGCCTTCCTGGTCGGCTCCGCCGCCATCGCCGCGCTGCCGCCGCTCAATGGCTTCGTATCGGAATGGCTGACCCTGCAGGCGGTGCTGCTGAGCCCGCAAATCCCGCAATGGGGCCTCAAGCTGATGATCCCGGCGGTCGGGGCTCTGCTGGCGCTCGCGGCGGCGCTGGCCTTCGCCTGTTTCGTGCGCGCCTTCGGCATCACCTTTCTCGGCCGGGCCCGCACAGCGGCAGCGGCAGAAGCTGCCGAGGTCGACGGCTTCTCGCTTGCCGCAATGTCGATCCTCGCCTTTCTCTGTTTCCTCTGCGGCATCCTGCCCGGCCTCGTGATCGATGGCGTGGCGCCGGCGGTGAAGCTCCTCGTCGGCGCCAACATGCCGCGGCAGTTGGGCGTGCCTTGGCTATCGATCGTGCCGGTCGCGGAGAGCCGCAGCTCCTATAACGGCCTGCTGCTTTTCCTGTTCATCGCCGCCTCCGCCTCGGTCGCGGTGTTCGGCATCCACCGCCTGGCCTCGCGTGCGATCCGCCGCTCCGCCGCCTGGGATTGCGGCTTTCCCGATCCCAGCCCGCTGATCCAGTATAGCGCCTCGAGCTTCGCCCAACCGATCCGCCGCGTCTTCGGGACATTGCTGTTTCGCGCCAGCGAGCATATCGACATGCCGCCGCCCGGCGATATGCGTCCCGCGCGCCTGCAGGTCGCGGTCCACGATCTCGCCTGGGAGTGGCTCTATGCGCCGATCGCCGACAGTATCGGCTCGATCGCCGACCGGCTGAATTTCCTGCAATTCCTGACGATACGCCGCTATCTCAGCCTGGTCTTCCTGGCTCTCATCGTCTTGCTGCTGGTGGTCGCGCTATGGTCGTGA